The window CCATAGAATTGGAATATGTGGAGCGATTCCCCGCACCCGAACCCCAAGAATGTCTTTTACATGATGATTGGGTTTCAGCGGTAAAAACTTGCGGCAAATGGATATTGACTGGCTGTTATGATAACACCATTAACATATGGACTATTAAGGGTAAACATGTTTTAACTATACCCGGTCATACTATGCCCGTTAAAGCAGTAGCCTGGGTTTCTTTGGATGATGAACGTGGTAAATTTGTTAGTTGTTCGCAAGATCAGACAGCCATGTTGTGGGATTGGAAGATTGAATCGAATTCAGTGGAATGTGTATCGGTTTGTAAGGGTCATGAGAGAGGAATAGATGGTGTTGATGTTAGTCCGAATAAGCAGAAATTTGCCACTGGTTCTTGGGATACTATGTTGAAAATATGGTCATCGGATATTAATGAAGCGGGTGAAGGTACCTCGAAAAGAGCAAGACCCGATGGTGGTTCAACAAGGGTAAGTCAGATAAGTTTATTAtggcaaaatttaataatttttaaataaatgttgcttaaaaaggtaaaaatcatctcataaataatttattatttttttagactCCCCAAATGACACTGCAGGGACATCGTGAATGCATTTCTGCTGTACAATGGATGGATGATTATACTCTGCTAACTAGCAGTTGGGATCACACAATGAAAGTATGGGATTTAAATATGGAAGGTATTAAAACGGAAATATCAACCAACAAGTCTATATTTGATGCCAGttattcaacaataagtaaactCATAGTAACAGCATCGGCAGACAAGAATATAAGACTTTATGATCCCAGAACAAATCGTAAGTTACAATACAAACAcaataaagaaatcaaatacAACAAACGAAAATCAATTAATCTCTTACAGAGGGTTCCGTAGTACGCAACACCTATTTGGGTCATCAACAATGGGTACAAACTGTTATGTGGTCAAATACTGAGGAATATTTATTCGTTTCGGGTTCTTATGATAATCAAAATAAACTATGGGATTGTCGCAGGTTTGTTTatccttaaatttttactctaaatttacaaataaaattatttgcttttcttttatttacagtCCCAAGGCTCCTTTATATGATTTAATAGGTCATGGCGATAAAGTATTAGATATTGATTGGTCTAATCCTAAATACATTGTTTCTGGTGGTGCTGATAATACGGTACGTGTCTATAAGTCACGTAAAGCCTTAGCCTCGAATGATAACAGCATGGATaccaaataaacaatttaatagttttatatctatagaaatttatatgtGTACAATATTTTCCAGGAAAATATTTCTCCCTTCGtgactaaatttaaatatacaaaaagaaaatgtttgttttttatgacaaaataaaggaaaatgtgtataagattttcgtaaaaatggatttttttaaatttattttagataagtttcaattattttgaatataactttaaaataacgATTTGCTTATATTTGGCCATCTTTCCCTTGCTAccattttattagttttacctactactactactacttttaTACAACTGCTAGCGAAGCTTCGGAAAATCAGCATCTACCGGCTAATTGACATTTGCTTGTATAGTTGTCTCTTTCACACTTATTGTTTAGATGGCCAGTTATAATCAAGTGTTTGCAACTTGCCAGATTTCctatgtaatatgaaaatatccaaaatttccaaaatatgaAAACTACAGCATACTCaactaaatttacaaaaatcacAAGTAGGAACAAATTCATGATAGAACTTTTGCACTAATCACCAGATCTTGAAGAAAACAATTTCTATGCACTaagggccttatgcaaaaactattattaaagtaaacaatgatactttttctttataaaaactagttttaataaccattgttaactttataGTAGggctttcataatttttaagctAGATTGATGACTATGTTAGCCCAAAGacaaagattattaaaaattatttaaaacaaacctAAATACGGCCCTAAAacacataattatgttaaatatgttaTTATCTCTATCTAATAATCACCGCTAATTTCACCAAAGTCCATCTCGAAATTgtgttttcattaataaatttcataaatataaaagtaaaatttaatataaatatggcACCAAATGTCCGACTGCATTCGTTTGCTTATTGTTATTGAATCCAAATGTCAACTCACAACAATAATATacaatagggttctataaatcgactttcgaataatcgagcaatcgactttttgtcgaaaattttgttccaaaaaagtcgataactcgactatcgtctgtgaaaaaagtcgaaaagtcgactttgtgaataaaagtcgaaaaaagccgaaaagtctgaaagtcgataagtcgaaaaaaatcgataagtcgaaaaaagtcgaagaaagtcgaaaaaagtcggaaaaagtagaaaagtcggaaaaagtagaaaagtcggaaaatgtcgaaaaatcgaaaattgaaaaagttgaaaaagttgaaaaatcgacttttcataaaatgcaaaaagtcgacttttaactaaatgaaaaaaatcgaaaagtcgacttttcgtttcaactgcAGAACCCTAGTATACAAAATTGGCGAaaccagaaaaaaaattaatgagaaAACTTCGAAAATCGGtatctattttaaatataaattattcagaaaataagaaaactaaaagttGGTAGTAGTTCCTTAAAAAtcgctttttgttaaaaaaaagcgcacaatagaaaatgttaagaataTATTATGAAATCAGTATAATACGAACATTTgtaaaaagaagttttaaacaattatgaaaatgtgtaatttttccttaaaaaagtttgttttatttttatatgataacatttatttatcgATTGCCGTTTTGTAGTAGAATTTcagtgttaaaatttataaaaaaaaacatttgtttgtccTTTACGAAAACAAGGTTTAAATTAAGTCGCAATTAAGAAGTGAATGTTAAAAACTTGTTGATTCTTAATTTTACAtgaattttaaaagataaagaaatatttcaaaataatagaGGTAGAAAAAGTTAGTTTTACTACACTTACCTCGGAACTTTGTTATTATCAATAAGAAAAAGAGGCATCCTTTTGAATTTAGCTCCatgtgaataaaaaatatttaacacaaatattactcattaaagtaaaattaagtttttttataatgctaatatcataaattcttattaaatagTCAATTTCACAAACTACTATCACTAATTCACTAATAAATTCTCAATAAATTGCCAACttcacaaaatatttcttttaaaattttttattatcacTTTAAAATCGATCATTTTCTTACAAGAGCTCACTTGAAACTAAATAATCAATCACATTTATCACAAGTACAAGCTGagagaatttattttataacggaacatttttgtattttctttttttcgtaaacaaaacaatattaaacatGTTTCCCTTGTCTAGCAATGTTCCCcaataaaatctaataaaaatagtatGGCAACTTTGAAATTACACAAATGACTACTGTTtgcgaaaaaaaatcaaagcgtttcaaaaaaagtttgatgggaagaaagaaaaaatttgatttaaattaaaaaagacagaagttttgttaaaaaaattaacaaaaatataaaactaatataaacGAATAGTTGAAAGctaaatattaacataataaaacagGTGAATAGACTtgataaaagttataaagaaaaaaaaaactcgcaAAAATTAAGACAGGCAGAGAAAAAAACGGTAAGACGGCGAAGGCTGCTAATAGCAAGAATAAAAGaagttaaagagaaaaaaacgaaaCTGCAAAACTGAAAAAGTGTctgaaaatttttgtgaaatagtgagaaaactttaaaataatttatgaaaaattaacaaattgttatacaaaattttgctagAAAAGTCTTTTGCAAAAGGCAATCAAAGAATGatagaaatgaaaaacaacaacaaagaactTTTaagaatgttataaaaaaattctattgcgTTTGTAAACTCTGACGCAGTCTACGTCAACAGCAGCAGAGCGTTTAGCACATGAAATGtctcaaaagaaaaaattgcaatagtattttttagtaaatttttaaattttttctaaagtttattaataaagttaaagaaaatccatattgttttatttacaactaAATTTCCAATTAGTGTTTTTGCTTTAAAGGGTTCTCTGCTTTTGTGTTTGTGACTTTGCTGTGTGGTTTcgtcttgttgttgttatttatttgcctTTGCTgctattctttttttgtttttcttttttttttgcatttaatacccaaaatggcCGCTAAAGTAAAACAACcgtgttaaatatatttgttttattgtctCTTTAGTATTCCAAGCCGGGGGTATGTCCATTATATACAAATTGCCTACACAAAAGAAACAACTCCCACCCAGTGTAGGAGTAAATCCTTCCCGAGGTTAAATGTGTTTGTTGTGAATAGTAGCAGCAGTAGGACGTTAAGTATAGAAAACGTGactaaatagtaaaattttaattttcaacaagGACAACCtgatttattttctatacaatttttccttttgtattttcaaggattttctttttataaacatatttcaatTACTTTGTGGAGAAACAGAAAATCCTTTGCCATAGAAATTTTTAACGCCTTAAAATAGACTAaagtgtttgtgtgtttataacaaattgttttttcttttttaaggaaaatcttttaattgtttcaacgagaaattaaaaaagaaattttattataaaatagagACCTTTATTTCAATATCTTGCCAGTATCTCAATTTTGGAATCAATTTAAGTTTCTCCACATATAAATTggtattttttactatttacagcataattattaatttacagctgattttaattttttgttttacttttctatattttcaGCTGACTTTGCAAACTTGTTTAGTTTATTTGgccaacaaacaatttaaaactctctctctttctcctGCTACCTTGAGTGCCACTATGTCTTCAACTTCTACGACTAGTGGTGGTCCATCAGCAACTAATACGACAGCTTCATCGACTGCTGCCACTGGTCTTGTGACCGCCAATTCACCACCAGGCACTGCCAATAATATGTCTGCTACCAATAATGCCACCACCACTACAACCAACACAAATTCTACACCCAATTCTGGACGCGGTCGCAATGGTAATAATGCCACGGTAGGTGCTACCAATAATCCCGCCTCATCGGGTTCATCAACAAATGCTTCCACTGGCTTAGGGGGTGCCGGCATTGGCGGTGGTGGTGTTAGTGGTGGTTCCTCCTCGACTGCAGCGGCCACGACTAGCGAGGAAACGCGTAAAGATCCCAAACCAAATCCAAAAATCTCAAAAGCTTTGGGTACTTCAGCCAAACGTATACAAAAAGAACTGGCCGAAATTACTCTAGATCCACCGCCCAATTGTAGTGCCGGTCCCAAGGGTGATAATCTATATGAATGGGTTTCAACCATTTTGGGACC of the Lucilia cuprina isolate Lc7/37 chromosome 2, ASM2204524v1, whole genome shotgun sequence genome contains:
- the LOC111682342 gene encoding ribosome biogenesis protein WDR12 homolog, yielding METENGEGQVQVHFKTKQEQYAVPDVPYSIDATITTTELNSFINTLLQHASLDDDKRNVEFDFLVFDEYLRGRLCDHLKEKAISFEDAIELEYVERFPAPEPQECLLHDDWVSAVKTCGKWILTGCYDNTINIWTIKGKHVLTIPGHTMPVKAVAWVSLDDERGKFVSCSQDQTAMLWDWKIESNSVECVSVCKGHERGIDGVDVSPNKQKFATGSWDTMLKIWSSDINEAGEGTSKRARPDGGSTRTPQMTLQGHRECISAVQWMDDYTLLTSSWDHTMKVWDLNMEGIKTEISTNKSIFDASYSTISKLIVTASADKNIRLYDPRTNQGSVVRNTYLGHQQWVQTVMWSNTEEYLFVSGSYDNQNKLWDCRSPKAPLYDLIGHGDKVLDIDWSNPKYIVSGGADNTVRVYKSRKALASNDNSMDTK
- the LOC111682337 gene encoding ubiquitin-conjugating enzyme E2 E1 isoform X2 → MSSTSTTSGGPSATNTTASSTAATGLVTANSPPGTANNMSATNNATTTTTNTNSTPNSGRGRNGNNATVGATNNPASSGSSTNASTGLGGAGIGGGGVSGGSSSTAAATTSEETRKDPKPNPKISKALGTSAKRIQKELAEITLDPPPNCSAGPKGDNLYEWVSTILGPPGSVYEGGVFFLDIHFSPEYPFKPPKVTFRTRIYHCNINSQGVICLDILKDNWSPALTISKVLLSICSLLTDCNPADPLVGSIATQYLQNREEHDRIARLWTKR
- the LOC111682337 gene encoding ubiquitin-conjugating enzyme E2 E1 isoform X1 yields the protein MSSTSTTSGGPSATNTTASSTAATGLVTANSPPGTANNMSATNNATTTTTNTNSTPNSGRGRNGNNATVGATNNPASSGSSTNASTGLGGAGIGGGGVSGGSSSTAAATTSEETRKDPKPNPKISKALGTSAKRIQKELAEITLDPPPNCSAGPKGDNLYEWVSTILGPPGSVYEGGVFFLDIHFSPEYPFKPPKVTFRTRIYHCNINSQGVICLDILKDNWSPALTISKVLLSICSLLTDCNPADPLVGSIATQYLQNREEHDRIARLWTKRYAT